Part of the Arachis hypogaea cultivar Tifrunner chromosome 6, arahy.Tifrunner.gnm2.J5K5, whole genome shotgun sequence genome, TTCGAGGACCTGAACCTGTCAGAGGAGCTTTTGAAAGGACTCTACGTTGAAATGAAGTTTCAGAAACCGAGCAAGATCCAAGCTATAAGCTTGCCGATGATCTTGAATCCGCCGCACCGTGATTTGATCGCTCAGGCTCACAACGGTTCCGGCAAGACCACGTGCTTTGTTTTAGGGATGCTTAGTCGTGTGGATCCTTCGACGCAAGCTCCTCAGGCTCTCTGCATTTGTCCAACGAGGGAGCTTGCTATTCAGGTATACTTTTTGatagagataagaaaaatatCGCTTTCTAAAAAAGGGTAGAAAATTAATTCGTCTCAACCCTGAGGATGTATTTTTTCAGAGGAAGTTTATCGAGACATGTTAGTAATAAGACTTAACAAAAAAGTGTATCTACTTGAAGTGTGAAGTGATTGGTTTTTTCTGTGTGTCTTAGAACACTGAAGTTCTCCGGAAGATGGGGAAGCACACAGGGATTAGCTCGGAGTGTGGCGTTCCGACAGATAGCAGGGATTCAATTCGAATTCAAAAACGGAAGTCAATTAAGGCTCAGGTGGTTATTGGGACTCCTGGCACCATCAAGAAGTGGATTTCTTTCAAGAAATTGGACTTGACCAGATTGACGATTCTTGTCTTTGATGAGGCTGATCAAATGCTTGCTGAGGTAAGTTTTGCATTCTGATGAAATGTAATGCGATTGCTTTTAGTTAGGATTTAAAGTTTCATTGTAGTTTAGAATTGTAACTTGAAGTTGTGATGCTTCTCCGCTTATGTGGAGGATATAGAGGGTGAGAGCACTAGTAAATCACTTGACTCTTATGAACTGTGAATTTCCTAAACAACTATGAACTGTGTTGTTGCAGGATGGTTTTAAGGATGATTCATTGAGGATaatgaaagaaatagaaaaattcaaTTCTAGCTGCCAGGTTTGTTGAACTGCCTCTCTTATAGTCTGCATGCATGTATGCAAAGTTCAATCCATTCGAGAATTCTTCTCTAGATATAAAGATGAAACGTATATCCTAATTGATTGCTTTAATTAGGTTGCAAGTTGTGTTGAAGGAAAATATAATTGTTCCTTGATATTTGAGAAACTTCTTATTTGTGCAGCTGAACAATTGCATCTACTTAAATGTACTGTGCCATTGCATCTTCACGTTAATGATCTGAATCATTGCATCATTACTTGAATTGATTTATTGACCTAGATGTAATTTCTATGCATTTAGTTCAAATATTTGGGTATACTTGTGTGAGGTGTTGATatgtatatttttgtttcttttaatcTCCAGGTTCTTCTATTTTCTGCCACATTCAATGACATTGTCAAGAACTTTGTTGAGAGGACAGTTAAAAAGGACCATAATAAACTTTTTGTTAAGAAAGAAGAGCTTTCTTTAGATACTGTGAAGCAGTATAAAGTGCGCTGCGCTGATGAGTTGTCGAAGATTGAGGTGATAAAAGATTACATATTCGAATTAGGAGAAAATGTGGGCCAAACCATCATATTCGTGCGCACGAGACAGAGTGCAAAAATGCTGCACAAGTCACTTGTCGATATGGGTTACGGGGTTACTTCGATACAAGGTGCCCTTGACCATGAAGAGAGAGACAAAATTGTCAAAGAGTTCAGAGATGGTTTGACTCAGGTTCTTATATCTACGGATGTTCTTGCTCGAGGCTTTGATCAGCAACAGGTGCTGAATTTGTTCAATTTTCTCTCctccttttcctttcttttgtgtgtattttcttttcaaagtAATGACATCCTACAATTTTATTTAGGTCAATTTGGTTATCAACTATGATCTCCCAATAAAACATACTGCAGAGTATACACGGGAATTTGAGCC contains:
- the LOC112755760 gene encoding DEAD-box ATP-dependent RNA helicase 38, producing MSEPAVTDDKTITTTTLVPSSLSPSLNIDELSIDENKKPPKLLDDPEDSNIQAVTSGDTPYTSAARFEDLNLSEELLKGLYVEMKFQKPSKIQAISLPMILNPPHRDLIAQAHNGSGKTTCFVLGMLSRVDPSTQAPQALCICPTRELAIQNTEVLRKMGKHTGISSECGVPTDSRDSIRIQKRKSIKAQVVIGTPGTIKKWISFKKLDLTRLTILVFDEADQMLAEDGFKDDSLRIMKEIEKFNSSCQVLLFSATFNDIVKNFVERTVKKDHNKLFVKKEELSLDTVKQYKVRCADELSKIEVIKDYIFELGENVGQTIIFVRTRQSAKMLHKSLVDMGYGVTSIQGALDHEERDKIVKEFRDGLTQVLISTDVLARGFDQQQVNLVINYDLPIKHTAEYTREFEPDYEVYLHRVGRAGRFGRKGAVFNLIYDEKDERLMSKIENHFGTRVSEVREKSVEDYKAALKEAGLLQGHL